A stretch of Physeter macrocephalus isolate SW-GA chromosome 8, ASM283717v5, whole genome shotgun sequence DNA encodes these proteins:
- the CAPSL gene encoding calcyphosin-like protein, which produces MAGTARHDREMAIQAKQKLTTATDPIERLRLQCLARGSADIKGLGRVFRIMDDDNNRTLDFKEFVKGLNDYAVVMEKKEAEELFWRFDKDGNGTIDFNEFLLTLRPPMSRARKEVIMQAFRKLDETGDGVITIEDLREVYSAKHRPKCQNGEWMEEQVFRKFLDNFDSPYDEDGVVTPKEFMNYYACVSASFDTEVYFIVMMRTAWEL; this is translated from the exons ATGGCGGGGACGGCACGCCACGACCGAGAGATGGCGATCCAGGCCAAGCAGAAGCTCACCACGGCCACTGACCCCATCGAAAGGCTCCGCCTGCAGTGCCTAGCCAGGGGCTCCGCGGACATCAAAGGACTTGGCAG AGTGTTTCGAATTATGGATGACGATAACAACAGAACCCTTGATTTCAAAGAATTTGTGAAAGGGTTAAATGATTATGCTGTGGTCAtggaaaagaaagaggcagaagagcTTTTCTGGAGGTTTGATAAAGATGGAAATGGAACAATAGACTTTAATGAATTTCTTCTCACATTAAGA CCTCCAATGTCCAGAGCCAGAAAAGAGGTAATTATGCAAGCTTTTAGAAAGTTAGACGAGACTGGAGATGGCGTGATAACAATTGAAGACCTTCGTGAGGTGTACAGTGCAAAACACCGCCCGAAGTGCCAAAACGGAGAATGGATGGAGGAGCAAGTGTTCCGGAAATTTCTGGATAACTTTGACTCACCTTATGACGAAGATGGAGTG GTGACCCCCAAGGAGTTTATGAACTACTATGCCTGCGTGAGCGCTTCTTTTGACACCGAGGTGTATTTCATCGTCATGATGAGAACTGCCTGGGAGCTCTAA